From a region of the Pseudomonas fulva 12-X genome:
- a CDS encoding HAL/PAL/TAL family ammonia-lyase, protein MTTQQPETVTFGAQPLRLEQIVSLAQRTARGALDESPVWRDRIARGARFVDSLLDREGMIYGITTGYGDSCVVAVPLHQVEALPRHLYTFHGCGLGKLLDAPATRAVLAARLQSLCQGMSGVRLELLERLQAFIEFDVLPLIPEEGSVGASGDLTPLSYIAATLCGEREVMYRGERRSAAEVHAELGWAPLVLRPKEALALMNGTAVMTALACQAYSRADYLLKLATRITALNVIALQGNPEHFDERLFAAKPHPGQNQVAAWIRQDLAIDAPTAPLHRLQDRYSIRCAPHVLGVLADSLGLLRQFIENELNSANDNPLIDPDEERVLHGGHFYGGHIAFAMDSLKNLIGNLADLLDRQLALLVDTRYNHGLPSNLSGAPVETAMINHGFKAVQIGASAWTAEALKNTLPASVFSRSTECHNQDKVSMGTIAARDALRSLELAEQVAAATLIAANQGVWLRQRAEATALPAALTEMHGQLGEDFPPLIEDRTLEGELRLCLQRIRAQHWSLYA, encoded by the coding sequence ATGACAACACAGCAGCCTGAAACCGTGACCTTCGGCGCGCAGCCTCTGCGTCTCGAGCAGATCGTCAGCCTGGCCCAGCGCACCGCGCGCGGCGCGCTGGACGAGAGCCCCGTATGGCGCGACCGCATCGCCCGCGGTGCACGCTTCGTCGACAGCCTGCTGGACCGTGAAGGCATGATCTACGGCATCACCACCGGCTATGGCGACTCCTGCGTGGTGGCCGTGCCGCTGCATCAGGTCGAGGCGCTGCCGCGCCACCTGTACACCTTCCACGGCTGCGGCCTGGGCAAGCTGCTCGACGCGCCGGCCACCCGTGCGGTGCTGGCTGCGCGCTTGCAGTCGCTGTGCCAAGGGATGTCCGGTGTGCGCCTGGAGCTGCTCGAGCGCCTGCAGGCATTCATCGAATTCGATGTGCTGCCGCTGATCCCGGAAGAAGGCTCGGTGGGCGCCAGCGGCGACCTGACGCCGCTGTCCTACATCGCCGCGACCCTGTGTGGCGAGCGTGAAGTCATGTATCGCGGCGAGCGCCGCAGCGCCGCCGAGGTGCACGCCGAACTGGGCTGGGCGCCGCTGGTGCTGCGCCCCAAGGAAGCCCTGGCGCTGATGAACGGCACCGCGGTGATGACCGCCCTGGCCTGCCAGGCCTATTCCCGCGCCGATTACCTGCTCAAGCTGGCCACGCGCATCACCGCCCTCAACGTCATCGCCCTGCAGGGTAACCCGGAGCACTTCGACGAGCGCCTGTTCGCCGCCAAGCCGCACCCGGGCCAGAATCAGGTGGCCGCGTGGATTCGCCAGGACCTGGCCATCGACGCGCCGACCGCGCCGCTGCATCGCCTGCAGGATCGCTACTCGATCCGCTGCGCCCCCCACGTGCTCGGCGTGCTGGCCGACAGCCTGGGGCTGCTGCGCCAGTTCATCGAGAACGAACTGAACAGCGCCAACGACAACCCGCTCATCGACCCCGATGAGGAACGCGTGCTGCACGGCGGGCACTTCTACGGCGGGCATATCGCCTTCGCCATGGACAGCCTGAAGAACCTCATCGGCAACCTCGCCGACCTGCTCGACCGCCAACTCGCCCTGCTGGTCGACACCCGCTACAACCACGGCCTGCCGAGCAACCTGTCCGGCGCCCCCGTGGAAACCGCGATGATCAACCACGGCTTCAAGGCCGTGCAGATCGGCGCCAGCGCCTGGACTGCCGAAGCCCTGAAGAACACCCTGCCGGCCAGCGTGTTCTCGCGCTCCACCGAATGCCACAACCAGGACAAGGTGAGCATGGGCACCATCGCCGCTCGCGACGCCCTGCGCAGCCTGGAGCTGGCCGAGCAGGTCGCGGCCGCCACGCTGATCGCCGCCAACCAGGGCGTATGGCTGCGCCAGCGCGCCGAAGCCACCGCACTGCCCGCCGCCCTGACCGAGATGCACGGGCAACTGGGCGAGGACTTCCCGCCGCTGATCGAGGATCGCACCCTGGAAGGCGAACTGCGCCTGTGCCTGCAACGCATCCGCGCCCAGCACTGGAGCCTGTATGCCTGA